A genomic segment from Aegilops tauschii subsp. strangulata cultivar AL8/78 chromosome 1, Aet v6.0, whole genome shotgun sequence encodes:
- the LOC109742669 gene encoding putative F-box protein At3g16210, with protein sequence MEKARKEEEEQALEGLPNDLLREIMSRVPYRSLCRLKCVSPAWLLLCSDPGVRRRSPQTLSGFFGDSPDGTTRFINLSGRGWPLVDPSLPFLRGFENVKLLDCCGGILLCHGMRAWRAEYIVCNPATEEIWAALPVPRSHHAPPESYVHDRTISFCFDPAVPSRFTVFVIIDDDHDIITAIEVYSSDAREWASMSSGWGHQKRIGSPSRQIFWDEWRSCESGYFFLDGTLYFIACYDSGYNIFDSEGSTMHLIVTVDMDVREYLEDNSTAAQS encoded by the coding sequence ATGGAGAAggcgaggaaggaggaggaggagcaggcgcTGGAGGGCCTCCCCAACGACCTCCTTCGAGAGATCATGTCACGGGTGCCGTACCGGTCGCTATGCCGCCTCAAGTGCGTGTCGCCGGCGTGGCTCCTGCTTTGCTCCGACCCAGGCGTCCGCAGGAGGTCGCCCCAGACGCTCTCCGGCTTCTTTGGCGATTCCCCCGACGGTACCACCCGCTTCATCAACCTGTCCGGTAGAGGCTGGCCGCTGGTCGACCCCTCTCTCCCTTTCCTTCGCGGCTTCGAAAACGTCAAGCTCCTGGACTGCTGCGGCGGCATCCTCCTCTGCCACGGCATGAGAGCGTGGCGCGCAGAATACATCGTGTGCAACCCCGCGACCGAGGAGATCTGGGCCGCACTGCCCGTGCCTCGTAGCCACCATGCGCCACCGGAATCTTATGTTCACGACCGCACCATCAGCTTCTGCTTCGATCCCGCAGTTCCCTCTCGCTTCACGGTGTTTGTCATCATcgatgatgatcacgacattATTACCGCGATAGAGGTCTACTCATCGGATGCCAGAGAATGGGCTTCCATGTCGAGTGGATGGGGTCACCAAAAGCGGATTGGGTCACCATCGCGACAAATATTTTGGGACGAATGGAGAAGTTGTGAATCAGGATACTTCTTCTTAGACGGCACTCTgtatttcattgcttgttatgaTTCCGGCTATAACATATTTGACTCGGAGGGTAGTACAATGCACTTGATAGTTACGGTGGACATGGACGTACGGGAGTACCTGGAGGACAATTCAACAGCCGCCCAAAGTTAA